Proteins encoded within one genomic window of Amorphoplanes friuliensis DSM 7358:
- a CDS encoding chitinase — MLTDRATQQAVRPEDDPLADLEWQEPEAPAERLSWLRLGFLFLLVAGLGAGGTVAVLHLRDTAGPTAKSWAVPYVDVTLTPTFEFQDPEANPANDVALAFVVADPKDNCAPSWGGAYSPDEAAASLELDRRISQLRAAGGSIMLSVGGLTNTELAVACTDQAKLTDAYRTLVERYDISTLDLDIEGTATADVASLQRRALALKTLQAEREAAGKPLTVWLTLPVAPQGLTVDGLGAVRTTLEGGVKLRGVNVMTMDFGSAPGSNPDMLALSTQALQATHKQLTDLYLRLGVQLTSPQVWSRIGATPMIGQNDVDAERFTVADARGLAEFAVENGLGRVSMWSLNRDAPCRGTFANVVVHSNTCSGVPQEPLAFSAVFAGLPGGAVGTSGRESVAIPDQAPTVDDPATSPYPVWRLTAQYVSGYKIVWHGVVYEAKWANQGVDPSAAGDGSNPTPWSVIGPVGPAEKAPKPTPTVTDVTEAWNPNDMYVRGDRVMFEGLPYQSRWSNKGDAPSTEYPIGPDEPWQPLFTVPGEPVTN, encoded by the coding sequence ATGCTCACCGACCGCGCCACCCAGCAGGCCGTGCGGCCGGAGGACGACCCCCTCGCCGACCTGGAATGGCAGGAACCGGAGGCGCCGGCGGAGCGGCTGTCGTGGCTCAGGCTCGGCTTTCTCTTCCTGCTCGTCGCCGGTCTCGGCGCCGGTGGCACCGTCGCCGTCCTGCACCTGCGCGACACCGCCGGCCCGACCGCGAAGTCCTGGGCCGTCCCGTACGTCGATGTCACGCTGACGCCGACGTTCGAGTTCCAGGACCCGGAGGCGAACCCGGCGAACGACGTGGCCCTGGCCTTCGTCGTCGCGGACCCCAAGGACAACTGCGCGCCCAGCTGGGGTGGCGCCTACAGCCCCGACGAGGCCGCTGCCTCGCTCGAGCTGGACCGCCGCATCAGCCAGCTGCGCGCCGCGGGCGGCAGCATCATGCTCAGCGTCGGCGGCCTCACCAACACCGAACTCGCCGTCGCCTGCACCGACCAGGCCAAACTCACCGACGCCTACCGCACGCTCGTCGAGCGTTACGACATCTCGACCCTGGACCTGGACATCGAGGGTACGGCCACAGCGGACGTCGCCTCGCTGCAGCGCCGCGCCCTGGCGCTCAAGACCCTGCAGGCGGAGCGTGAAGCCGCCGGCAAGCCCCTCACGGTGTGGCTGACGCTGCCCGTGGCGCCCCAGGGCCTGACCGTCGACGGCCTCGGCGCGGTCCGCACGACCCTCGAAGGCGGCGTCAAGCTGCGCGGCGTCAACGTCATGACCATGGACTTCGGCTCGGCGCCGGGCTCGAACCCGGACATGCTCGCCCTGAGCACCCAGGCCCTCCAGGCGACCCACAAGCAGCTCACCGACCTGTACCTGCGCCTCGGCGTCCAGCTCACCTCACCGCAGGTGTGGTCCCGCATCGGCGCCACGCCCATGATCGGCCAGAACGACGTCGACGCCGAACGCTTCACCGTCGCCGACGCCCGCGGCCTGGCCGAGTTCGCCGTCGAGAACGGCCTCGGCCGCGTCTCGATGTGGTCACTCAACCGCGACGCCCCGTGCCGCGGCACGTTCGCCAACGTGGTCGTCCACTCGAACACGTGCAGCGGCGTACCTCAGGAGCCGTTGGCCTTCTCCGCCGTCTTCGCGGGCCTGCCCGGCGGCGCGGTCGGCACCTCGGGCCGCGAATCCGTCGCGATCCCCGACCAGGCCCCGACCGTCGACGACCCCGCCACCAGCCCGTACCCGGTGTGGCGCCTGACCGCCCAGTACGTCAGCGGCTACAAGATCGTCTGGCACGGTGTGGTCTACGAGGCCAAATGGGCCAACCAGGGCGTCGACCCGTCCGCGGCCGGCGACGGCAGCAACCCGACCCCGTGGTCGGTGATCGGCCCGGTCGGCCCGGCGGAGAAGGCCCCCAAACCCACCCCGACGGTCACCGACGTGACGGAGGCCTGGAACCCGAACGACATGTACGTGCGCGGGGACCGGGTCATGTTCGAGGGCCTGCCGTACCAGTCCCGCTGGTCCAACAAGGGCGACGCACCCTCGACCGAGTACCCGATCGGCCCGGACGAGCCCTGGCAGCCCCTCTTCACCGTCCCCGGCGAGCCGGTCACGAACTAG
- a CDS encoding EAL domain-containing protein, with protein sequence MQRNSVDQRKPDAQRQWGADRRSKPHPLVPPAVSEGRINRGRLAIVLTITVWACYIVGTVIQQFIAGHANTARLAIEAIVYMIVVTGLAASATAYLITRIGFFYRSRAHHRAPRIVLDTFLQGKTPSVTVIVPSYQEDERVIRTTLLSAALQEYPGLRVTLLIDDPQNPRTRAARDLLLAARALPGAIEAELAAPFTRVQAAYERFEQSLDERDERVTTTADMRDLADEYRVAAGWLFGLGHRQEIIDHTDVFFVEHIVNALGEDLGTIAEALDGGAEDNTALPVDRLIQLHRRLVAIFDVTMSSFERKRYVSLSGEPNKAMNLNSYIGLMGGSYQEVGTPLGVALVPAGPGQAELTIPDPDYVLTLDADSVLLPEYALRLVHLLEQGAHERDAVAQTPYSAFPGGATRIERISGATTDIQHIVHQGMTHYDATFWVGANAVLRKKALDDIREVSYEGDWEIRRYIQDRTVIEDTESTIDLGVHGWTLYNYPERMAYSATPPDFGSLAIQRQRWANGGLLILSRLKDQFRARTAAGRKNRFGELFLRVNYMASIFWSSVCLVIMLVYPFNADLLNPILLLVSVPYFLMMSADLKSVGYKRLDVLRVYGFNLILLPVNLSGSFASILQLLTGEKSQFKRTPKVRNRTTAATSYLLAPLALIALCAYTAVRDIQLQQWDNLVFAGLNLVLATYAMVAFVGVGNTIVDLFTHLRQWLYRPARPAKRAVAPRPAQTNHAEGQALAPTGAIGDWASVLHYRSERGSSGLVAVRSTQAPAAGRKSPQSRSNSFEEFTFFTVFQPIFELGSAEVVGYEALTRFADGTRPERGLAAAEAKGMHIDLDAALIRAALASSTALPEGTWLAVNVSSDLLRRPRELEPLLAESTRPLVLEITDPDGADLDNLPAGVRIAVDDAGAGYDTLARLESQKPAFLKLGRASLAGVEKEGARRASIRSLVEFAKENNCTVIAEGIESAQQRDALAECGVPLGQGFYLGRPVPVERALADAAGR encoded by the coding sequence ATGCAGCGCAACTCGGTGGACCAGCGCAAGCCGGACGCCCAGCGGCAGTGGGGTGCGGACCGGCGGTCGAAGCCGCACCCGCTCGTGCCTCCCGCCGTGTCCGAGGGCCGCATCAACCGCGGCCGGCTCGCGATCGTGCTGACCATCACCGTCTGGGCCTGCTACATCGTCGGCACGGTGATCCAGCAGTTCATCGCCGGGCACGCGAACACGGCGCGGCTGGCCATCGAGGCGATCGTTTACATGATCGTCGTCACCGGGCTGGCGGCTTCGGCCACGGCGTACCTGATCACCCGGATCGGCTTCTTCTACCGCAGCCGGGCGCACCACCGGGCGCCGCGCATCGTCCTGGACACGTTCCTGCAGGGTAAGACCCCGTCGGTCACGGTCATCGTGCCCTCTTACCAGGAGGACGAGCGGGTCATCCGTACGACGCTGCTCTCCGCGGCGTTGCAGGAATACCCCGGCCTGCGGGTGACCCTGCTGATCGACGACCCCCAGAATCCGCGTACGCGGGCAGCCCGTGATCTGCTCCTGGCCGCACGGGCGCTGCCGGGCGCGATCGAGGCCGAGCTGGCCGCGCCCTTCACCCGGGTGCAGGCGGCCTACGAGCGCTTCGAGCAGTCCCTCGACGAGCGCGACGAGCGGGTCACCACGACCGCCGACATGCGCGACCTGGCCGACGAGTACCGCGTCGCCGCCGGCTGGCTCTTCGGCCTCGGCCACCGCCAGGAGATCATCGACCACACCGACGTCTTTTTTGTCGAGCACATCGTGAACGCGCTCGGCGAGGACCTCGGCACGATCGCCGAGGCGCTCGACGGTGGCGCCGAGGACAACACGGCCCTGCCGGTCGACCGGCTGATCCAGCTCCACCGGCGCCTGGTTGCGATCTTCGACGTGACGATGAGCAGCTTCGAGCGCAAGCGGTACGTGTCGCTGTCCGGTGAGCCGAACAAGGCCATGAACCTGAACAGCTACATCGGGCTGATGGGCGGCAGTTACCAGGAGGTCGGCACCCCGCTGGGCGTCGCCCTGGTGCCAGCCGGCCCCGGCCAGGCCGAGCTGACCATCCCCGACCCGGACTACGTCCTCACCCTGGACGCCGACAGCGTGCTGCTCCCGGAGTACGCCCTGCGCCTCGTGCACCTGCTCGAGCAGGGCGCCCACGAACGGGACGCCGTGGCACAGACGCCGTACAGCGCGTTCCCCGGCGGGGCGACCCGCATCGAACGCATCTCCGGCGCCACCACCGACATCCAGCACATCGTGCACCAGGGCATGACGCACTACGACGCCACGTTCTGGGTCGGCGCCAACGCCGTGCTGCGCAAGAAGGCCCTGGACGACATCCGCGAGGTCTCGTACGAGGGTGACTGGGAGATCCGCCGGTACATCCAGGACCGGACCGTCATCGAGGACACCGAGTCGACGATCGACCTCGGTGTGCACGGCTGGACGCTCTACAACTATCCCGAGCGCATGGCGTACAGCGCGACCCCGCCGGACTTCGGCTCGCTGGCCATCCAGCGTCAGCGCTGGGCCAACGGTGGTCTGCTGATCCTGTCGCGGCTCAAGGACCAGTTCCGCGCGCGGACCGCGGCCGGCCGGAAGAATCGCTTCGGCGAGCTCTTCCTGCGGGTCAACTACATGGCCTCCATCTTCTGGAGCTCCGTGTGCCTCGTGATCATGCTCGTGTACCCGTTCAACGCCGACCTGCTCAACCCGATCCTGCTGCTGGTGTCGGTGCCGTACTTCCTGATGATGAGCGCCGACCTGAAGTCCGTCGGGTACAAACGCCTCGACGTGCTGCGTGTCTACGGATTCAACCTGATCCTGCTCCCGGTCAACCTGTCCGGCAGCTTCGCGTCGATCCTCCAGCTCCTGACCGGCGAGAAGAGCCAGTTCAAACGCACCCCCAAGGTACGGAACCGCACGACAGCCGCGACGTCGTACCTGCTCGCCCCGCTGGCTCTGATCGCGCTCTGTGCGTACACAGCGGTTCGTGACATCCAGCTGCAGCAGTGGGACAACCTCGTCTTCGCCGGCCTGAACCTGGTGCTCGCCACGTACGCGATGGTGGCCTTCGTGGGTGTGGGCAACACGATCGTCGACCTGTTCACCCACCTGCGCCAGTGGCTCTACCGCCCGGCCCGCCCGGCCAAGCGCGCCGTCGCCCCGCGTCCCGCGCAGACCAACCACGCCGAGGGCCAGGCCCTGGCGCCGACCGGCGCGATCGGCGACTGGGCGTCGGTGCTGCACTACCGCTCCGAGCGCGGCTCGTCCGGCCTGGTCGCGGTCCGTTCGACACAGGCCCCGGCCGCGGGTCGCAAGAGCCCGCAGTCCCGCTCGAACTCCTTCGAGGAGTTCACCTTCTTCACGGTCTTCCAGCCGATCTTCGAACTGGGCTCGGCCGAGGTGGTCGGTTACGAGGCGCTGACCCGTTTCGCGGACGGCACCCGCCCCGAGCGCGGTCTGGCGGCGGCCGAGGCCAAGGGCATGCACATCGACCTCGACGCGGCCCTGATCCGTGCCGCGCTGGCCTCGTCCACCGCCCTCCCCGAGGGCACCTGGCTCGCGGTCAACGTCTCCAGCGATCTGCTGCGCCGCCCGCGCGAGCTCGAGCCGCTGCTGGCGGAGAGCACGCGCCCCCTGGTCCTGGAGATCACCGACCCCGACGGCGCCGACCTCGACAACCTGCCTGCCGGCGTACGCATCGCCGTGGACGACGCGGGCGCGGGTTACGACACGCTGGCCCGCCTGGAGTCGCAGAAGCCGGCGTTCCTGAAGCTCGGCCGCGCGTCGCTGGCCGGGGTGGAGAAGGAGGGCGCCCGCCGCGCCTCGATCCGCTCGCTGGTCGAGTTCGCCAAGGAGAACAACTGCACGGTCATCGCCGAGGGCATCGAGTCGGCCCAGCAGCGCGACGCGCTCGCCGAGTGCGGGGTACCGCTCGGCCAGGGCTTCTACCTGGGCCGCCCGGTCCCGGTGGAACGCGCCCTGGCCGACGCCGCCGGCCGCTGA
- a CDS encoding TetR/AcrR family transcriptional regulator: MPRIRGASISQHHELVWSELAGAMRQLLLERDYDSITMGHLAARTGLARNTLYNYAGDKSALVVALTERLGRPAVERVAVVAARTADPAGERLREIIEVVLEAFTDPVMQLMFRPGAALPPVGEPKGPGSPFHEVVVETERVVRDGITGGEFRQVGDVQLVVELLSGVMRSGAERIGRDPAALAVTVDAAREIIIASLERGADQDRPAPA, from the coding sequence ATGCCGCGGATCCGGGGAGCCAGCATCTCCCAGCACCACGAGCTGGTCTGGTCCGAGCTCGCCGGGGCGATGCGTCAGCTGCTGCTCGAACGCGACTACGACTCGATCACCATGGGGCATCTCGCCGCCCGGACGGGGCTCGCCCGCAACACGCTCTACAACTATGCGGGTGACAAGAGTGCGCTGGTCGTGGCCTTGACCGAGCGGTTGGGCCGGCCGGCGGTCGAGCGGGTGGCCGTCGTCGCCGCGCGGACGGCGGATCCGGCCGGGGAGCGGCTGCGGGAGATCATCGAGGTGGTCCTGGAGGCGTTCACGGACCCGGTGATGCAGCTGATGTTCCGGCCCGGCGCGGCTCTGCCGCCGGTCGGGGAGCCGAAAGGGCCGGGCAGCCCGTTCCACGAGGTGGTGGTCGAGACCGAGCGGGTCGTGCGGGACGGCATCACCGGCGGAGAGTTCCGCCAGGTCGGCGACGTACAGCTGGTGGTGGAGCTGTTGTCCGGGGTCATGCGCTCGGGCGCCGAACGCATCGGCCGGGACCCGGCCGCTCTGGCCGTCACCGTCGATGCGGCACGAGAGATCATCATCGCTTCGCTGGAGCGTGGGGCGGACCAGGATCGGCCCGCCCCAGCTTGA
- a CDS encoding serine hydrolase domain-containing protein — protein sequence MNADQVASLVRLAGYGPRDPVLVGAQLDDAPPVLLPGGRAPLVYIASLSKQFTAACAALLVRQGRLDVESSLARWMPELPAWAATVRVRHLIHHTSGLSFDEARHAECDRTTAGVLAALDHLDSRPGTEFRYSNAGYVCLATVVERAAGQPLPRFAQDHLFAPLALNDTRYWSGPAPHPPGAAPTDHRHPAPLSLGDGGVWSTTPDLLRWNQALDHDELGISALLHTPGHLDDGTPLDYAWGVGVRTRGNDRIHRHGGSWPGVTAQLVRIPSRRSGFVVLALDNNQDRTAALAEAMLQALTP from the coding sequence GTGAACGCGGACCAGGTCGCGTCTCTGGTCCGGCTCGCCGGCTACGGCCCGCGAGATCCGGTACTGGTCGGCGCGCAGCTCGACGACGCACCGCCCGTCCTTCTCCCCGGCGGCCGGGCGCCCCTGGTCTACATCGCGTCGCTGTCCAAGCAGTTCACGGCCGCCTGCGCGGCTCTGCTCGTCCGGCAGGGACGCCTCGACGTCGAGTCGAGCCTGGCGAGGTGGATGCCCGAACTGCCCGCGTGGGCGGCCACCGTGCGGGTGCGCCACCTGATCCACCACACGAGCGGCTTGTCCTTCGACGAGGCCCGGCACGCTGAGTGTGACCGGACCACCGCCGGCGTCCTCGCCGCCCTCGACCACCTCGACAGCCGGCCGGGAACCGAGTTCCGGTACAGCAACGCGGGCTACGTCTGCCTGGCTACCGTCGTCGAACGCGCCGCGGGTCAGCCGCTACCCCGCTTCGCCCAGGATCACCTGTTCGCCCCGCTCGCCCTGAACGACACCCGCTACTGGTCCGGACCGGCACCCCACCCACCCGGCGCAGCACCGACCGACCACCGTCACCCGGCACCGCTCTCCCTCGGCGACGGCGGTGTCTGGTCGACAACCCCCGACCTGCTGCGCTGGAACCAGGCCCTCGACCACGACGAGCTGGGCATCTCGGCGCTGCTGCACACACCGGGCCACCTCGACGACGGCACGCCGCTCGACTACGCGTGGGGTGTCGGTGTGCGTACCCGGGGAAATGATCGGATCCATCGCCACGGCGGCAGCTGGCCGGGCGTGACCGCCCAGCTCGTCCGCATCCCGTCGCGGCGCTCGGGGTTTGTCGTCCTCGCGCTCGACAACAACCAGGACCGCACGGCCGCCCTCGCCGAGGCCATGCTGCAGGCACTCACCCCGTAG
- a CDS encoding GNAT family N-acetyltransferase, producing the protein MPEISVRAMTPAEFDHWNESTVHELAAVNVAAGNWPADEAVDRARQSRLERLPDGVDTADMLFLLGLRPDSTPIGFLWIGLKHPRGVQDCAFLYFIEVTEAHRGSGYGRALLQAGEQAVRARGLSSLELNVFGANTRAVHLYETAGYTVVTQQMRKPL; encoded by the coding sequence ATGCCCGAAATCTCCGTGCGTGCGATGACCCCCGCCGAATTCGACCATTGGAACGAGTCCACCGTGCACGAACTGGCCGCGGTGAACGTCGCGGCCGGCAACTGGCCCGCGGACGAGGCCGTGGACCGGGCCCGCCAGTCCCGCCTCGAGCGGCTGCCGGACGGCGTCGACACCGCCGACATGCTGTTCCTCCTGGGTCTGCGGCCCGACAGCACCCCGATCGGCTTCCTCTGGATCGGCCTGAAACACCCCCGCGGCGTGCAGGACTGCGCCTTCCTCTACTTCATCGAAGTCACCGAAGCCCACCGCGGCTCGGGCTACGGCCGCGCCCTGCTGCAGGCCGGCGAGCAAGCGGTCCGCGCCCGCGGACTGTCCTCCCTCGAACTCAACGTTTTCGGCGCCAACACCCGGGCCGTCCACCTCTACGAGACCGCCGGATACACCGTCGTCACCCAGCAGATGCGCAAACCCTTGTGA
- a CDS encoding helix-turn-helix transcriptional regulator, with protein sequence MVRLTSARTVRLGGHALVGRREEQAVIRAAVAAAGEGCGGVLFVVGEAGIGKSRLAAEAARLATGAGQCVVRGRATTSSAQYRALREAFMSTLRRTGPPGDPQLVPYRAALSRLVPEWQLTRPPGVDDAPVVLAEAVLRLLVSLGGGHGCVAVLEDLHDADADTLAVVDYLVDNLGQEPVLVVATVRSGPGAGADLVRAAGRRRAATVLELDRLDDGEVRELAALCLEVPGDRVPEPILTRLLEVADGVPFHVEELLADGGNGVPRTLSEGVAARADQLGPQGRALVQAAALLGRRFAATVAGEAAGVTGDDLATCLRLAADAQFVRPGSEPDVYVFRHALTAEALRGGMIPAEAARLARRAAQVIGERDEDLAAELWCRAGDLRRAAGSRSRLARRALAEGAVSTAIVQAERGLELVKDQSAGEPVLGELREVLLDALIDAGEVERAVELGTWLDLHTTTARRATVHLRLARAAAAAGQWAEGLRQIAGVRRLAGPDAEVDAVEAWLTFLRPAPDRMLRARQLAGRALENGRPEVLCAALEVLASCARTTDLEASRVWCDRALAVAEDHGLTTWRVRFLFHLGVLDAIHDADPARLILAHDTAVASGAVVTALVIGCELAVVHLTRGDHDAAERCAQAAETAAARLRLAETRLIALALRVCVAAHRGSREQTEVLYDRYRALGGDDIDHAAAVQGLGLAFCSLLEDNPERAWQDLDRAIAREDNHPPHYLSFNRGPYLLLATLAGKAGRAEHDELATSAHGQARWNRQFVTLSRAVLDGCEGNGDEAVAAVAEFEELATPYPLAHHLGLRLIGERAHADGWGRPRDWLTAAETYFHRTDSVRLAAACRTQLRDMGVPVAQRRRGSDRIPPALRRMGVTVREYEVLELLVDRLGNKEIAGRLFLSPRTVEKHVASLLLKTGHDDRTGLARFAVRERESG encoded by the coding sequence GTGGTTCGGCTGACCTCCGCGAGGACGGTGCGGCTCGGCGGGCATGCTCTGGTCGGAAGGCGGGAGGAGCAGGCCGTCATCCGTGCTGCCGTGGCCGCGGCGGGCGAGGGGTGCGGTGGTGTCCTCTTTGTCGTCGGTGAGGCCGGCATCGGGAAGAGCAGGCTGGCGGCCGAGGCGGCCCGGCTGGCCACCGGGGCCGGGCAGTGTGTGGTGCGCGGGCGGGCGACGACCAGCTCTGCGCAGTACCGCGCGTTGCGGGAGGCGTTCATGTCGACGCTGCGGCGGACCGGGCCGCCCGGCGATCCGCAGCTGGTGCCGTACAGGGCCGCGTTGTCGCGGCTGGTGCCCGAGTGGCAGCTGACGCGTCCACCGGGTGTGGACGATGCGCCGGTGGTGCTGGCCGAGGCCGTGTTGCGGCTGCTCGTCTCGCTCGGCGGCGGTCACGGGTGTGTGGCCGTACTGGAGGATCTTCACGACGCGGACGCGGACACTCTCGCGGTGGTTGATTATCTGGTCGACAACCTCGGGCAGGAGCCGGTGCTGGTGGTGGCGACCGTGCGGTCCGGGCCGGGCGCCGGGGCGGATCTGGTCCGGGCGGCGGGCCGGCGGCGTGCTGCCACCGTCCTGGAGCTGGACCGCCTCGACGACGGCGAGGTGCGGGAGCTCGCGGCGCTGTGCCTGGAGGTTCCCGGCGACCGGGTGCCGGAGCCGATCCTGACCCGGCTCCTGGAGGTCGCCGACGGTGTGCCGTTCCATGTGGAGGAGCTCCTCGCCGACGGGGGGAACGGCGTGCCGCGCACGCTCAGTGAAGGTGTGGCCGCGCGCGCCGATCAGCTCGGGCCGCAGGGCAGGGCGCTGGTGCAGGCCGCGGCGCTGCTGGGCCGCCGGTTCGCAGCGACCGTCGCGGGTGAGGCCGCCGGTGTCACCGGTGATGACCTGGCCACGTGTCTGCGGCTCGCCGCCGACGCGCAGTTCGTCCGGCCCGGCAGCGAACCCGACGTGTACGTGTTCCGGCACGCCCTGACCGCTGAGGCTCTGCGCGGGGGCATGATCCCGGCCGAGGCGGCGAGGCTGGCACGGCGTGCGGCGCAGGTGATCGGCGAGCGGGACGAGGACCTGGCCGCGGAGCTCTGGTGCCGGGCCGGTGATCTCCGGCGCGCCGCCGGGTCGAGGAGCCGGCTGGCCCGCCGGGCCCTGGCCGAGGGTGCCGTCTCGACCGCGATCGTGCAGGCCGAACGCGGCCTGGAGCTGGTAAAGGACCAGTCGGCGGGCGAGCCGGTGCTCGGCGAGCTGCGCGAGGTCCTGCTCGACGCGCTCATCGACGCCGGCGAGGTCGAACGCGCGGTCGAGCTGGGCACCTGGCTGGACCTGCACACGACCACCGCGCGCCGGGCGACCGTGCATCTGCGCCTGGCCCGGGCCGCCGCGGCCGCCGGGCAGTGGGCCGAGGGACTGCGCCAGATCGCGGGCGTACGACGGCTCGCCGGGCCGGACGCCGAGGTCGACGCGGTCGAGGCGTGGCTGACCTTCCTGCGGCCCGCACCCGACCGCATGCTCCGGGCGCGGCAGCTCGCCGGCCGTGCGCTGGAGAACGGCCGGCCGGAGGTGCTGTGCGCCGCCCTCGAGGTGCTGGCCAGCTGCGCACGGACCACCGACCTGGAAGCCTCCCGGGTGTGGTGCGATCGGGCGCTCGCGGTGGCGGAGGATCACGGCCTGACCACCTGGCGGGTCCGCTTCCTGTTCCACCTGGGTGTCCTCGACGCGATCCACGACGCCGACCCGGCCCGCCTGATCCTGGCCCACGACACCGCCGTCGCGTCCGGTGCGGTGGTCACCGCCCTGGTGATCGGGTGTGAGCTGGCCGTCGTGCATCTCACCCGCGGCGACCACGACGCGGCCGAGCGCTGTGCGCAGGCAGCCGAGACGGCCGCCGCCCGGTTGCGCCTGGCCGAGACCCGCCTGATCGCTCTGGCGCTGCGCGTGTGCGTCGCGGCCCATCGCGGGTCCCGCGAGCAGACCGAAGTGCTGTACGACCGGTACCGGGCGCTCGGCGGTGACGACATCGACCACGCGGCGGCGGTGCAGGGCCTGGGCCTGGCCTTCTGCTCGCTGCTGGAGGACAACCCGGAACGCGCGTGGCAGGACCTCGACCGGGCGATCGCCCGGGAGGACAACCACCCGCCGCACTACCTGTCGTTCAACCGCGGGCCGTACCTGCTGCTGGCGACACTCGCGGGCAAGGCCGGGCGGGCCGAGCACGACGAGCTGGCCACCTCCGCGCACGGGCAGGCCCGGTGGAACCGGCAGTTCGTGACGCTGAGCCGTGCCGTCCTGGACGGTTGTGAGGGCAACGGCGACGAGGCCGTCGCCGCGGTCGCCGAGTTCGAGGAGCTGGCCACGCCGTACCCCCTTGCTCATCATCTCGGCCTGCGCCTGATCGGTGAGCGCGCCCACGCCGACGGCTGGGGCCGGCCCCGCGACTGGCTCACCGCGGCCGAGACCTACTTCCACCGGACCGATTCGGTACGCCTGGCAGCAGCGTGCCGCACCCAGCTGCGTGACATGGGCGTACCGGTGGCGCAGCGACGCCGGGGCAGCGACCGGATCCCGCCGGCCCTGCGCCGGATGGGGGTGACCGTGCGGGAGTACGAGGTGCTGGAGCTGCTCGTCGACCGCCTCGGCAACAAGGAGATCGCGGGCCGGCTGTTCCTGTCGCCACGCACGGTGGAGAAGCACGTGGCGAGTCTGCTGCTCAAGACCGGTCACGACGACCGGACCGGATTGGCCCGCTTTGCCGTGCGGGAGCGGGAATCCGGGTAG